From the Lathyrus oleraceus cultivar Zhongwan6 chromosome 4, CAAS_Psat_ZW6_1.0, whole genome shotgun sequence genome, one window contains:
- the LOC127074264 gene encoding novel plant SNARE 11, protein MDQLSAISEDLAEIDGRVADNFRALSNGFQKLEKIKDSSRQSRQLEELTEKMRESKGLIKEFDKEVKALESRFDRETNKYLTEKKQSMIKELNSYVALKKQYATNIENKRIELFEGPSEGYTEENVLLASAMSNEQLMDQGNRMMDDTDQAIERGKRIVQDTVNVGTETAAALKAQTEQMSRVVNELDSIHFSIKKASKLVKEIGRQVATDKCIMALLFLIVIGVIAIIIVKLVHPGNKDIRDIPGLAPPVMNNRRLLWNHS, encoded by the exons ATGGATCAGTTGTCGGCGATCAGCGAGGATCTGGCGGAGATCGACGGACGCGTCGCCGACAATTTCCGCGCTCTATC AAATGGATTTCAGAAACTGGAGAAGATTAAGGATTCGAGTAGGCAGAGCAGACAATTGGAAGAGCTCACGGAGAAAATGCGAGAGAGTAAAGG GCTTATTAAAGAGTTCGATAAAGAGGTCAAAGCTTTGGAGTCTAGATTTGACAGAGAAACTAACAAATATTTGACTGAGAAAAAGCAGTCAATG ATCAAAGAGTTGAATTCATATGTTGCTTTGAAGAAACA ATATGCTACAAATATTGAGAATAAGCGAATTGAACTCTTTGAGGGGCCCAGTGAAGGTTACACAGAAGAAAATGTCTTGCTAGCTTCTG CAATGTCAAATGAACAGCTAATGGATCAAGGGAATCGGATGATGGATGACACGGATCAAGCCATTGAGAGGGGAAAAAGG ATTGTTCAAGACACAGTTAATGTTGGTACCGAGACTGCAGCAGCTCTTAAGGCTCAG ACGGAACAAATGAGCAGAGTTGTGAATGAGTTGGATTCTATCCATTTCTCTATAAAGAAAGCATCTAAGTTGGTCAAGGAAATCGGTAGGCAG GTTGCTACTGACAAGTGTATTATGGCATTGCTTTTCCTCATTGTCATTGGAGTAATTGCTATCATTATTGTAAAG CTTGTTCATCCAGGCAACAAGGACATACGCGACATTCCAGGATTAGCTCCTCCTGTCATGAACAACAGAAGACTGCTTTGGAATCACAGTTGA
- the LOC127136480 gene encoding uncharacterized protein LOC127136480: MAGEQHSDHNRPLVNYNMDDGPPSHETDARDGHPSTPSPEPQNNGDASHAHNLGAETFHPIPVPVEGDAVMIAMVNALNQAGSMLHQQHERIMALEAERQEARPQPVSRIQQRSEPTKKRGRRSPEPHVSRARARRDGGRAGTSPRRGHSPDNNELSPLRSDEEDLHCPLSRAIMEAPLPKGMEKPPNLAVYDGTTDPDDHVDNVNAMLDYRNDITGHLKCRLFSTTLRKGAMAWYKSLAPESITSWRVMRSMFTRHFTASRRHPKTEATLEAIVQKKNETLCSYIERFNQEAVEVDTTEHMKKYLLERGLLPGSELSRAVGIEPPRTLNELLHKAQAYIRYEEKQVAHNARSGRNAGETEHSKREDTSIPRRNGDKRREERPRELREGRGPAGRYSEYTLLTAPRERILAECINSEFKQGRVRFPKPSAPKPHTDKSKYCRFHRSHGHVTEDCVHLKDAIEILIQEGHLKQYTRKNEAPRHDEPEKKRPREDTPPDNSPYQVALCVSRPEDFFLPEPLPEGKITALSPWENFPTTLVISGGGTNGESAALSVKRKFDELLLTAPEQKATLTKYRGKSNPISFFLEELPGGSPNSGIPLLIRAKMAQFDVRRILVDQGSSVDIMYVHLFKTLKLDKANLAPYVGSDLQGFNGATTRPWGYVELLVTFGEQETAREVKIQFLVVDCPSLYNCIFGRPTLAELTAVPSTVHLKMKYYTKLGRVVTIHGDIEAARRCYDAAVKGQAVVSTKSNCNNKKLKTEDPARGVNAIDLDCRIGLDETEEGRFPKERSLEHPVRPIPDGEFELIPLGDDPERTVKIGKGLPEETREELVACLKENSDLFAWNAAEMPGLDPEIACHKLALDRAAKPIAQRRRKQSPEKAEAAERAVKDLLEANFISEAQYTTWLSNVVLVKKNNGKWRMCVDYTDLNRACPKDAFPLPNIDLLVDNSAGFKLLSFMDAYSGYNQIPMSPADKKHTAFMTPTGNYYYNVMPFGLKNAGATYQRMMNKVFKDEIGDMLEVYMDDMIVKSHEEITHARHLAKVFEQARQCKMRFNPEKCTIGVRAGKFLGFYLTERGIEANPDKCRAFSEFPTPKTKKSIQSLNGVLASLSRFIAKSAQHALPFFRLLRKEATFDWTDECEQALLHLKKVLSQPPVLSRPSEKETLYLYLSVATEAVSAVLIRETDEGQKPIYFTSKALQGPELRYQQIEKVALALINTARRLRYYFLAHTIKVRTDQPIKQLLGRPDMAGRMLKWSLELSEFDIQYESRKALKAQALADFVAEMTHCPTPAESAHKWTIFVDGASSTSGSGAGIILENEEGILIEVSLALAFPTSNNQAEYEAFLAGLRLAEDLGAKEVKISTDSQLVASQVRGEYRAKNDNLLEYLSLVKEKLDRFEKWEVQHIPREHNTRADVLSKLASTRKKGGNKSVIQEILPRPSIDKLPPPLEVNAIGDARCWMTPIYNYLTRDELPADPKEATTVKRRACSLGEAKRAWVEELHSVLWAYRTTPHSTTGETPFRLTYGTEAVIPVEIRAPTRRTEEPLDEEMNDETLRAELDLVEEIRSEAALRETTLKQKIALRHDAKVMKREFQVGTLVLRRNQKNPREGKLAANWEGPYRVRDKTSNGAYYLENLQGEQLARPWNAEKLRQYYS, encoded by the exons ATGGCCGGAGAACAACATAGCGATCACAACCGTCCCCTCGTCAACTACAATATGGACGACGGCCCGCCATCCCATGAAACGGACGCTCGGGACGGTCATCCATCCACCCCGTCTCCAGAGCCCCAAAACAACGGGGATGCCTCTCACGCCCACAATTTAGGGGCAGAGACATTTCATCCCATTCCCGTTCCCGTTGAAGGAGACGCCGTAATGATTGCCATGGTGAATGCCCTCAATCAGGCCGGTTCTATGCTCCACCAGCAGCACGAACGAATCATGGCCCTCGAAGCCGAACGACAAGAGGCCCGGCCCCAGCCGGTGAGTAGGATACAACAACGTTCGGAGCCAACGAAGAAGCGAGGACGTCGCTCTCCAGAACCCCACGTCAGCAGGGCACGCGCCCGTCGTGACGGTGGTCGAGCGGGAACATCACCAAGGCGCGGACACAGCCCCGACAACAACGAACTGTCTCCCTTAAGGAGCGACGAGGAAGATTTGCATTGCCCCCTATCTCGGGCAATAATGGAAGCCCCGCTCCCCAAAGGCATGGAGAAACCACCAAATCTAGCTGTGTACGACGGGACTACAGATCCCGACGATCACGTCGACAACGTCAACGCGATGCTCGACTACCGCAATGATATAACCGGGCACCTCAAATGCCGACTGTTCTCAACGACCCTCAGGAAAGGGGCCATGGCTTGGTACAAAAGCTTGGCCCCTGAGTCCATTACGTCATGGAGAGTCATGAGGTCCATGTTCACCAGGCACTTTACAGCTTCCCGTCGTCACCCCAAGACTGAGGCGACCCTTGAAGCCATAGtgcagaagaagaatgaaacACTGTGCTCATACATCGAGCGATTCAACCAGGAAGCTGTCGAGGTAGATACCACCGAGCACATGAAGAAGTATCTCCTCGAGAGAGGTCTCTTGCCCGGCAGTGAACTTAGCAGAGCCGTAGGGATCGAGCCTCCCCGCACCTTAAACGAGCTCCTGCATAAAGCCCAGGCCTACATCAGATACGAGGAAAAGCAGGTGGCACACAATGCCCGCAGCGGACGTAACGCTGGGGAGACCGAGCACTCAAAACGCGAGGACACGAGCATTCCCCGTCGCAACGGAGACAAACGAAGAGAAGAAAGACCTCGCGAGCTCCGGGAAGGAAGAGGCCCCGCGGGCAGATATAGCGAGTACACCTTACTGACAGCTCCTCGAGAGCGCATCCTCGCAGAATGTATCAACTCTGAATTTAAGCAGGGCAGGGTCAGGTTCCCAAAACCGTCTGCACCAAAGCCCCACACCGACAAATCAAAGTACTGCCGGTTCCACAGAAGTCACGGGCACGTGACCGAAGACTGCGTCCACCTGAAGGATGCGATAGAAATTTTAATCCAAGAGGGGCACCTGAAGCAGTATACGAGGAAGAACGAAGCTCCCAGACACGACGAGCCAGAGAAGAAGAGACCCCGGGAAGACACACCCCCTGACAACTCTCCCTATCAAGTGGCCCTCTGCGTGTCACGACCGGAAGATTTCTTCCTCCCCGAACCATTGCCCGAGGGCAAGATCACTGCGCTCAGCCCCTGGGAAAACTTCCCTACCACACTGGTGATATCAGGAGGAGGAACTAACGGGGAATCCGCGGCCCTCTCCGTCAAACGTAAGTTCGACGAACTCCTACTGACTGCCCCCGAGCAGAAAGCGACATTGACAAAATACCGGGGAAAATCCAACCCAATATCCTTCTTCCTGGAGGAACTCCCGGGCGGATCCCCGAACTCGGGCATCCCACTATTGATAAGGGCAAAGATGGCCCAATTTGACGTACGACGCATCCTGGTCGACCAAGGCAGCTCGGTGGATATCATGTACGTCCACCTCTTCAAGACTCTGAAGCTAGACAAGGCCAACTTAGCCCCCTACGTCGGATCAGATCTCCAAGGATTCAACGGAGCAACAACCAGACCGTGGGGATATGTTGAGCTCCTCGTCACCTTCGGCGAACAAGAAACGGCCAGGGAAGTCAAAATCCAATTCCTGGTCGTAGACTGTCCGTCTCTCTACAATTGCATCTTTGGACGCCCGACACTGGCCGAACTCACCGCGGTCCCATCCACCGTCCACCTGAAGATGAAATACTACACCAAATTGGGACGTGTGGTCACCATCCATGGTGACATCGAAGCAGCCCGGCGATGCTACGACGCCGCAGTAAAAGGACAGGCCGTAGTCAGCACGAAGAGCAACTGCAACAACAAAAAACTCAAGACCGAGGATCCTGCCCGAGGAGTCAACGCCATCGACCTCGACTGTCGCATCGGGCTGGACGAGACCGAAGAGGGGAGGTTCCCCAAGGAACGCTCTCTCGAACACCCGGTCCGACCAATCCCCGACGGGGAGTTCGAACTCATTCCTCTTGGGGACGATCCGGAAAGGACGGTGAAGATAGGTAAGGGACTACCCGAGGAAACAAGAGAAGAGCTAGTAGCATGCCTCAAAGAGAACTCCGACCTCTTCGCGTGGAATGCCGCAGAAATGCCCGGGCTGGACCCCGAGATCGCGTGTCATAAGCTAGCTTTAGACCGGGCAGCCAAGCCCATAGCACAGCGTAGACGCAAGCAATCGCCCGAAAAGGCAGAGGCTGCCGAGCGAGCTGTAAAAGACCTCTTAGAGGCAAATTTTATTTCTGAAGCCCAGTACACAACCTGGCTCTCTAATGTAGTCCTCgttaagaaaaataatggaaaatggcgtatgtgtgttgattatactgATCTTAATAGGGCTTGCCCGAAAGATGCTTTCCCCCTCCCTAATATAGACTTGCTCGTTGACAACTCTGCAGGTTTTAAACTCTTGTCCTTCATGGACGCATATAGTGGATACAACCAGATCCCTATGTCGCCCGCAGACAAGAAACACACAGCGTTCATGACCCCAACGGGCAATTACTATTACAACGTGATGCCGTTCGGGCTCAAGAACGCTGGCGCTACATACCAACGCATGATGAACAAAGTCTTCAAGGACGAAATAGGGGACATGCTCGAAGTGTACATGGACGACATGATCGTCAAATCACACGAGGAGATAACCCATGCTCGACACCTTGCGAAGGTATTCGAGCAGGCGAGACAGTGTAAAATGAGGTTCAACCCCGAAAAATGCACGATCGGAGTCCGGGCAGGCAAGTTCCTCGGTTTCTATCTCACCGAAAGAGGGATCGAGGCCAACCCCGACAAATGCCGGGCATTCTCGGAGTTTCCGACCCCGAAAACCAAAAAATCGATCCAGTCACTCAATGGAGTGCTCGCCTCACTCTCCCGTTTCATCGCCAAGTCCGCCCAGCACGCATTGCCATTCTTCAGACTCCTTCGCAAAGAGGCTACCTTCGACTGGACCGATGAATGCGAGCAAGCGCTACTCCATCTAAAGAAGGTTCTGTCCCAACCCCCGGTCTTATCACGGCCATCAGAAAAGGAAACCCTATACTTATACCTATCCGTGGCAACCGAGGCCGTCAGCGCCGTTCTAATAAGAGAAACCGACGAAGGACAAAAGCCCATCTATTTTACGAGTAAAGCACTCCAAGGTCCCGAGCTCCGATATCAGCAAATCGAAAAGGTCGCCCTGGCCCTCATCAACACAGCGAGGAGACTACGATATTACTTCCTCGCACACACGATAAAGGTGAGGACCGACCAGCCAATCAAACAGCTGCTCGGGCGCCCGGATATGGCCGGGAGGATGCTCAAGTGGTCACTAGAACTCTCCGAATTCGACATACAATACGAAAGTAGGAAAGCCTTGAAAGCTCAGGCACTGGCCGACTTCGTCGCGGAGATGACCCACTGCCCGACTCCAGCAGAAAGCGCCCACAAATGGACGATCTTCGTCGATGGCGCCTCTAGCACATCAGGCAGCGGGGCCGGGATCATCCTCGAAAATGAAGAAGGGATCCTGATAGAGGTATCATTAGCGCTAGCGTTCCCAACATCAAACAAccaagccgaatacgaagccttCCTCGCAGGCCTGAGGTTAGCCGAGGACCTGGGAGCAAAAGAGGTAAAAATATCCACCGACTCCCAGCTCGTGGCCTCACAAGTGCGAGGAGAATACCGAGCCAAGAACGACAACCTCCTCGAGTACTTGTCCCTCGTCAAAGAAAAACTTGATAGATTTGAAAAATGGGAAGTTCAACACATACCCCGCGAGCACAACACACGGGCAGACGTTCTCTCGAAACTAGCCAGCACGAGGAAAAAGGGTGGGAATAAATCAGTAATCCAAGAAATTCTCCCTCGGCCCAGCATCGACAAACTACCGCCTCCACTCGAGGTCAACGCTATTGGAGATGCCCGCTGTTGGATGACACCCATCTACAATTACCTCACACGAGACGAACTCCCGGCTGACCCGAAAGAGGCGACCACTGTCAAACGACGCGCATGCTC ACTCGGTGAGGCAAAGAGGGCATGGGTCGAGGAGCTACATAGCGTGCTATGGGCCTACCGCACGACACCACATTCTACCACCGGGGAAACCCCGTTCCGACTAACGTACGGCACCGAGGCAGTCATCCCGGTGGAGATACGGGCGCCAACGAGGAGGACGGAGGAGCCCCTAGACGAGGAAATGAACGATGAAACCCTTAGAGCCGAGCTCGACCTAGTCGAGGAGATACGTTCCGAAGCAGCTCTCAGGGAAACAACCCTCAAACAAAAAATAGCACTACGCCATGACGCGAAAGTCATGAAAAGAGAGTTCCAGGTCGGCACCCTGGTCCTCAGAAGAAACCAGAAAAACCCGAGAGAGGGCAAACTGGCGGCCAACTGGGAAGGCCCTTACCGCGTCCGCGACAAAACGAGCAACGGGGCCTATTACCTAGAAAACCTACAAGGAGAACAACTCGCTCGACCATGGAACGCAGAAAAACTTAGACAATATTACAGCTAA